GTCCACACCAATGCCGCCGACCGCGACCCCGTCCACCTCGACGGCCCAGTGAGTGGGCTCCGGCATCCGTGCAAGAACCGAGACGCCTCATCACTCGCCGCCCAATCTCGTACAACGCACACGCTGCACTCTAGTCGCATCGCAACCCGCTTGACGCCGAACGCCCGATGTTGGGCGGGCGGCCGTTCACTTGTCGCCGGTTGGTACGACCCCGGCCCCTTCGATCATGAGGATCACGCTTCGCTCCGGAGCGCGCGTCCGATGCATCACCCCTCTGGGAACCGTAAACCCTTGTCGGGGTGTGAGCTCGACCGTCCGGCCTTCCAGGTCAATTACGAAGCGCCCCTCGACCACGTAGAAGAACTCATCCTCCTCGTCGTGCTTATGCCAGTGG
This region of Candidatus Rokuibacteriota bacterium genomic DNA includes:
- a CDS encoding cupin domain-containing protein; translation: MGSEAPYSINLDARYAPLELVDVQALVDACRDSWYNQTLCRVNDCVVRLGVMQGEFHWHKHDEEDEFFYVVEGRFVIDLEGRTVELTPRQGFTVPRGVMHRTRAPERSVILMIEGAGVVPTGDK